A genomic window from Lotus japonicus ecotype B-129 chromosome 1, LjGifu_v1.2 includes:
- the LOC130731290 gene encoding auxin-responsive protein IAA16, with the protein MEAERDKYSMIHFEETELRLGLPLSGKEGDSTLKSTLNGKRVFSDTKTVDLKLNLSSTNNVLGSGSSSSSVSKESRNPAKSPPAKAQVVGWPPVRSFRKNIVNVQKSNNINEAEKATITSTATASGGNNAANPGTAFVKVSMDGAPYLRKVDLKLYKSYQELSEALSKMFSSFTVAKCGSQGVKDFMNESKLIDLLNGSDYVPTYEDKDGDWMLVGDVPWEMFVGSCKRLRIMKGSEAIGLAPRAVEKCKNRS; encoded by the exons ATGGAGGCAGAGAGAGACAAGTACAGCATGATCCATTTTGAAGAGACCGAGCTGCGACTCGGTCTTCCTCTGAGTGGAAAGGAAGGAGATTCCACCCTCAAGAGCACATTGAATGGAAAGAGAGTTTTTTCAGACACAAAAACTGTGGATTTAAagctcaatctttcttcaacaaACAATGTCTTGGGCTCaggatcttcttcctcctctgttTCTAAAGAGTCTAGGAACCCAGCAAAATCACCACCTGCAAA GGCACAAGTGGTTGGTTGGCCACCAGTTCGTTCATTCAGAAAGAACATTGTTAACGTTCAAAAGAGCAACAATATTAATGAAGCAGAGAAGGCCACCATCACCTCCACCGCAACTGCCAGCGGCGGCAACAACGCTGCCAACCCCGGCACGGCTTTCGTGAAGGTGAGCATGGACGGTGCACCTTACCTACGCAAGGTGGACTTGAAATTGTACAAGAGCTACCAAGAGCTCTCGGAGGCGCTGTCTAAAATGTTCAGTTCCTTCACCGTCGCCAAATGTGGCTCCCAAGGCGTGAAGGACTTCATGAATGAGAGCAAATTGATAGATCTTCTGAATGGCTCTGATTATGTGCCGACATATGAAGACAAAGATGGAGATTGGATGCTAGTGGGTGATGTCCCATGGGA GATGTTTGTGGGATCATGCAAGCGCCTGCGAATAATGAAAGGATCTGAGGCAATCGGGCTAG CACCGAGAGCAGTGGAAAAGTGCAAgaacagaagctga
- the LOC130731291 gene encoding protein CHROMATIN REMODELING 35-like isoform X1: MEAAIDVLPPKRPASSGISPQGHKRLKLSSDSLPYSAHDKAVPEAPTNVEDFSNPFAISDFLNRLESGKFGSVTKDIEALITRKMQVLGPFFAKFPKLVTQSLNVVVNHNEESNKLENKKGTIMSHDKVVDLEEEHTKKDASAAQPVVIIDSDEEDDRDKNSSLPFNEVMFPNSLQSPALRMMGYRAPIAYHGESEDLKFEPTRAAKDKTQRDKGVYVGVQEEDEVDTEDDGLDDIWREMSMAVECSKDASVNPPPEEEVEKEDDCDHSFVLKDDLGYVCRVCGVIDRGIETIFEFQYKVKRSTRTYMADSWNAKAKVDVYGINIAEDDIMFTEISAHPRHMKQMKSHQIEGFNFLVRNLVGDNPGGCILAHAPGSGKTFMIISFMQSFLGKYPNARPLVVLPKGILSTWKKEFQTWQVEDIPLYDLYTVKADSRSQQLEVLKQWVECKSILFLGYKQFSSIVCDNSTNSISISCQDILLKVPSILILDEGHNPRNENTDMVQSLAKVKTPRKVVLSGTLYQNHVKEVFNILNLVRPKFLKMETSRPIVKRIHSRVHISGKKSFYDLVEDTLQKDPDFKRKIAVIQDLREMTSKVLHYYKGDFLDELPGLVDFTVLLKLTPRQKHETGKLKNISRKFKVSSMGSALYLHPRLIPVADKCGENSVSDQMVDDLIEKLDVKDGVKSKFFMNILNLCESSNEKLLVFSQYLLPLKYLERLVMKWKGWSFGKEIFGISGESSSEQREWSMNKFNNSPDAKIFFGSIKACGEGISLVGASRVLILDVHLNPSVTRQAIGRAFRPGQTKKVFVYRLIAADSPEEDDHITCFKKELISKMWFEWNEYCGDRAFQVETVSVNECGDELLETPMLGEDVNCWHSDSVDLDSKC; the protein is encoded by the exons ATGGAGGCAGCAATTGATGTGTTACCACCTAAACGCCCTGCCTCAAGTG GAATTTCTCCTCAGGGACATAAAAGACTGAAACTATCTAGTGATAGTCTGCCATACTCAGCACATGATAAAGCTGTGCCAGAGGCACCTACAAATGTTGAAGACTTCAGCAATCCATTTGCAATCTCTGATTTTTTAAATCGTTTAGAAAGTGGAAAATTTGGAAGTGTCACAAAGGACATAGAGGCCCTTATAACCCGAAAAATGCAAGTACTGGGCCCTTTCTTTGCAAAGTTTCCTAAACTTGTTACTCAATCATTAAACGTGGTTGTGAACCACAATGAAGAAAGTAATAAGttggaaaataaaaaaggcACCATCATGTCACATGATAAAGTAGTAGATTTGGAAGAGGAGCACACTAAGAAGGATGCTTCTGCAGCACAGCCTGTTGTGATTATTGATTCGGATGAGGAAGATGATAGAGACAAAAATTCTTCTCTTCCATTTAATGAAGTAATGTTTCCGAACTCACTCCAATCTCCTGCATTGAGGATGATG GGGTATCGTGCTCCCATTGCTTACCATGGAGAAAGTGAAGATCTCAAATTTGAGCCAACTCGGGCTGCTAAAGATAAAACTCAGAGAGATAAAGGTGTTTATGTTGGTGTACAGGAGGAAGATGAGGTTGATACTGAAGATGATGGGCTTGATGATATTTGGAGGGAAATGTCAATGGCCGTAGAATGTTCGAAG GATGCTTCTGTGAATCCTCCGCCCGAggaagaagttgaaaaagaagacGACTGTGATCATTCTTTTGTTTTAAAAGATGATCTTGGTTATGTTTGTCGTGTTTGTGGCGTCATTGACCGAGGAATTGAAACCATATTTGAGTTCCAGTACAAG GTTAAAAGGAGCACAAGAACTTACATGGCTGATTCATGGAATGCCAAAGCAAAAGTTGATGTATATGGAATTAATATTGCTGAAGATGACATCATGTTTACTGAAATTTCAGCACATCCTAGGCATATGAAACAAATGAAGTCTCATCAAATTGAAGGGTTCAATTTTCTCGTCAGAAACCTTGTAGGTGACAATCCTGGGGGCTGCATCTTGGCCCATGCTCCAGGATCTGGGAAGACATTCATGATAATCAGTTTCATGCAAAGTTTTCTAGGAAAGTACCCAAATGCTAGACCTCTGGTGGTGCTTCCCAAGGGAATACTATCTACTTGGAAAAAGGAGTTTCAGACATGGCAAGTGGAGGACATACCACTTTACGATCTTTACACTGTGAAGGCAGACAGTAGATCACAGCAGTTGGAAGTTTTGAAACAATGGGTGGAATGCAAGAGCATCCTTTTCTTGGGGTACAAGCAGTTTTCTTCAATTGTCTGTGATAATAGTACTAACAGCATATCAATATCTTGCCAAGATATATTGCTTAAGGTACCTTCAATTCTCATTTTAGATGAAGGACATAATCCGCGGAATGAGAATACTGATATGGTGCAGTCCCTTGCAAAGGTAAAAACACCTAGAAAAGTTGTACTGTCAGGTACCTTGTATCAAAACCATGTGAAGGAGGTATTTAATATTTTGAATCTGGTTCGGCCAAAGTTTCTAAAGATGGAAACATCTAGGCCTATTGTCAAGCGCATTCACAGTAGAGTACATATATCGGGCAAGAAATCTTTCTATGATTTGGTGGAGGACACTTTGCAGAAGGACCCGGATTTTAAAAGGAAAATAGCTGTTATTCAAGATTTGCGTGAGATGACGAGTAAGGTACTTCACTATTACAAAGGAGATTTTCTTGATGAGCTTCCTGGTCTGGTTGATTTTACTGTGTTGCTTAAGCTGACCCCAAGACAGAAGCATGAAACTGGGAAATTAAAGAATATATCTAGAAAGTTCAAGGTATCTTCTATGGGCAGTGCGCTGTATCTTCACCCTAGATTGATACCTGTTGCGGATAAATGTGGTGAAAACTCTGTATCTGACCAAATGGTGGATGATTTAATTGAGAAGTTGGATGTGAAAGATGGAGTGAAGTCGAAATTCTTCATGAACATTCTAAACTTGTGTGAATCATCCAACGAGAAGCTTCTGGTGTTCAGCCAATATCTCTTACCTTTGAAATATTTAGAGAGGTTAGTTATGAAATGGAAAGGTTGGAGTTTTGGGAAAGAAATCTTCGGAATCTCAGGGGAATCTAGCTCTGAGCAAAGGGAGTGGTCCATGAACAAATTCAACAATTCACCTGATGCTAAAATCTTCTTTGGTTCAATCAAGGCTTGTGGAGAGGGCATATCTTTGGTTGGGGCATCCCGAGTACTCATTTTGGATGTTCATCTGAACCCGTCAGTTACTCGTCAAGCTATTGGTCGTGCATTTCGACCAGGACAGACAAAGAAGGTCTTTGTGTACCGATTGATAGCTGCTGATTCTCCAGAAGAGGATGATCACATTACTTGTTTCAAGAAGGAATTGATTTCAAAGATGTGGTTTGAATGGAATGAGTACTGTGGTGATAGGGCCTTCCAAGTTGAGACAGTTAGTGTCAATGAATGTGGTGATGAGCTCCTTGAGACTCCAATGTTAGGAGAAGAT GTAAACTGTTGGCATTCAGATTCAGTGGACTTGGATAGCAAATGTTGA
- the LOC130731291 gene encoding protein CHROMATIN REMODELING 35-like isoform X2 has translation MEAAIDVLPPKRPASSGISPQGHKRLKLSSDSLPYSAHDKAVPEAPTNVEDFSNPFAISDFLNRLESGKFGSVTKDIEALITRKMQVLGPFFAKFPKLVTQSLNVVVNHNEESNKLENKKGTIMSHDKVVDLEEEHTKKDASAAQPVVIIDSDEEDDRDKNSSLPFNEVMFPNSLQSPALRMMGYRAPIAYHGESEDLKFEPTRAAKDKTQRDKGVYVGVQEEDEVDTEDDGLDDIWREMSMAVECSKDASVNPPPEEEVEKEDDCDHSFVLKDDLGYVCRVCGVIDRGIETIFEFQYKVKRSTRTYMADSWNAKAKVDVYGINIAEDDIMFTEISAHPRHMKQMKSHQIEGFNFLVRNLVGDNPGGCILAHAPGSGKTFMIISFMQSFLGKYPNARPLVVLPKGILSTWKKEFQTWQVEDIPLYDLYTVKADSRSQQLEVLKQWVECKSILFLGYKQFSSIVCDNSTNSISISCQDILLKVPSILILDEGHNPRNENTDMVQSLAKVKTPRKVVLSGTLYQNHVKEVFNILNLVRPKFLKMETSRPIVKRIHSRVHISGKKSFYDLVEDTLQKDPDFKRKIAVIQDLREMTSKVLHYYKGDFLDELPGLVDFTVLLKLTPRQKHETGKLKNISRKFKVSSMGSALYLHPRLIPVADKCGENSVSDQMVDDLIEKLDVKDGVKSKFFMNILNLCESSNEKLLVFSQYLLPLKYLERLVMKWKGWSFGKEIFGISGESSSEQREWSMNKFNNSPDAKIFFGSIKACGEGISLVGASRVLILDVHLNPSVTRQAIGRAFRPGQTKKVFVYRLIAADSPEEDDHITCFKKELISKMWFEWNEYCGDRAFQVETVSVNECGDELLETPMLGEDVKALYKR, from the exons ATGGAGGCAGCAATTGATGTGTTACCACCTAAACGCCCTGCCTCAAGTG GAATTTCTCCTCAGGGACATAAAAGACTGAAACTATCTAGTGATAGTCTGCCATACTCAGCACATGATAAAGCTGTGCCAGAGGCACCTACAAATGTTGAAGACTTCAGCAATCCATTTGCAATCTCTGATTTTTTAAATCGTTTAGAAAGTGGAAAATTTGGAAGTGTCACAAAGGACATAGAGGCCCTTATAACCCGAAAAATGCAAGTACTGGGCCCTTTCTTTGCAAAGTTTCCTAAACTTGTTACTCAATCATTAAACGTGGTTGTGAACCACAATGAAGAAAGTAATAAGttggaaaataaaaaaggcACCATCATGTCACATGATAAAGTAGTAGATTTGGAAGAGGAGCACACTAAGAAGGATGCTTCTGCAGCACAGCCTGTTGTGATTATTGATTCGGATGAGGAAGATGATAGAGACAAAAATTCTTCTCTTCCATTTAATGAAGTAATGTTTCCGAACTCACTCCAATCTCCTGCATTGAGGATGATG GGGTATCGTGCTCCCATTGCTTACCATGGAGAAAGTGAAGATCTCAAATTTGAGCCAACTCGGGCTGCTAAAGATAAAACTCAGAGAGATAAAGGTGTTTATGTTGGTGTACAGGAGGAAGATGAGGTTGATACTGAAGATGATGGGCTTGATGATATTTGGAGGGAAATGTCAATGGCCGTAGAATGTTCGAAG GATGCTTCTGTGAATCCTCCGCCCGAggaagaagttgaaaaagaagacGACTGTGATCATTCTTTTGTTTTAAAAGATGATCTTGGTTATGTTTGTCGTGTTTGTGGCGTCATTGACCGAGGAATTGAAACCATATTTGAGTTCCAGTACAAG GTTAAAAGGAGCACAAGAACTTACATGGCTGATTCATGGAATGCCAAAGCAAAAGTTGATGTATATGGAATTAATATTGCTGAAGATGACATCATGTTTACTGAAATTTCAGCACATCCTAGGCATATGAAACAAATGAAGTCTCATCAAATTGAAGGGTTCAATTTTCTCGTCAGAAACCTTGTAGGTGACAATCCTGGGGGCTGCATCTTGGCCCATGCTCCAGGATCTGGGAAGACATTCATGATAATCAGTTTCATGCAAAGTTTTCTAGGAAAGTACCCAAATGCTAGACCTCTGGTGGTGCTTCCCAAGGGAATACTATCTACTTGGAAAAAGGAGTTTCAGACATGGCAAGTGGAGGACATACCACTTTACGATCTTTACACTGTGAAGGCAGACAGTAGATCACAGCAGTTGGAAGTTTTGAAACAATGGGTGGAATGCAAGAGCATCCTTTTCTTGGGGTACAAGCAGTTTTCTTCAATTGTCTGTGATAATAGTACTAACAGCATATCAATATCTTGCCAAGATATATTGCTTAAGGTACCTTCAATTCTCATTTTAGATGAAGGACATAATCCGCGGAATGAGAATACTGATATGGTGCAGTCCCTTGCAAAGGTAAAAACACCTAGAAAAGTTGTACTGTCAGGTACCTTGTATCAAAACCATGTGAAGGAGGTATTTAATATTTTGAATCTGGTTCGGCCAAAGTTTCTAAAGATGGAAACATCTAGGCCTATTGTCAAGCGCATTCACAGTAGAGTACATATATCGGGCAAGAAATCTTTCTATGATTTGGTGGAGGACACTTTGCAGAAGGACCCGGATTTTAAAAGGAAAATAGCTGTTATTCAAGATTTGCGTGAGATGACGAGTAAGGTACTTCACTATTACAAAGGAGATTTTCTTGATGAGCTTCCTGGTCTGGTTGATTTTACTGTGTTGCTTAAGCTGACCCCAAGACAGAAGCATGAAACTGGGAAATTAAAGAATATATCTAGAAAGTTCAAGGTATCTTCTATGGGCAGTGCGCTGTATCTTCACCCTAGATTGATACCTGTTGCGGATAAATGTGGTGAAAACTCTGTATCTGACCAAATGGTGGATGATTTAATTGAGAAGTTGGATGTGAAAGATGGAGTGAAGTCGAAATTCTTCATGAACATTCTAAACTTGTGTGAATCATCCAACGAGAAGCTTCTGGTGTTCAGCCAATATCTCTTACCTTTGAAATATTTAGAGAGGTTAGTTATGAAATGGAAAGGTTGGAGTTTTGGGAAAGAAATCTTCGGAATCTCAGGGGAATCTAGCTCTGAGCAAAGGGAGTGGTCCATGAACAAATTCAACAATTCACCTGATGCTAAAATCTTCTTTGGTTCAATCAAGGCTTGTGGAGAGGGCATATCTTTGGTTGGGGCATCCCGAGTACTCATTTTGGATGTTCATCTGAACCCGTCAGTTACTCGTCAAGCTATTGGTCGTGCATTTCGACCAGGACAGACAAAGAAGGTCTTTGTGTACCGATTGATAGCTGCTGATTCTCCAGAAGAGGATGATCACATTACTTGTTTCAAGAAGGAATTGATTTCAAAGATGTGGTTTGAATGGAATGAGTACTGTGGTGATAGGGCCTTCCAAGTTGAGACAGTTAGTGTCAATGAATGTGGTGATGAGCTCCTTGAGACTCCAATGTTAGGAGAAGATGTAAAAGCTTTGTATAAAAG GTAA